Below is a window of Impatiens glandulifera chromosome 2, dImpGla2.1, whole genome shotgun sequence DNA.
TCAAGCGTAAGTTAGGAAGCATCTTCTATAATATTACAAGTATAATGATGACATTCAATACATTTCatgaattttgatttataagtGAAGGATATGGTTCTTGTTTTACATTCCCTTGACTAGCTCTTTGCAGATGGTAGTAGGTGCTTCCATTCTTCAAAGTTCAAACTGATGACCTATATGTGATTGTATGCAGGGTTTACATCTGAACAACAATGCATGTCAGTAGATGTGATTCAAAAAGCGTTTCAAGCTACTGAAGAAGGCTTCTTATCTGTTGTTACCAAACAATGGAATATTAAACCCCAGATTGCATCCGTTGGTACTTGCTGCCTGGTTGGTATAATCTGCAATAGAACATTATATATTGCCAATCTTGGTGATTCACGTGCTGTTTTGGCAAGATATGTTAAGTCTACAGGGGAGGTTATTGCCCTTCAGCTGTCAACGGAGCATAATGCAGCGATTGAATCTGTTAGACAAGAATTGCAGTCTTTGCACCCAGATGATTCAAAAATTGTAGTGCTAAAGCATAATGTATGGCGTGTAAAGGGCCTTATACAGGTTAAATCCTTGTCTTTATTAAACATATGTTAGTTTTATTGTTGGTAACCTGAAGTTTGAATTCTTCGATGATTCCTTTTATATGAATTCCTTGCTTAGAAACTTTTACTTCCATGCTGTCATGTTTATAAGGATTTGAAGCATTTTCTTTACTAAATGGGAAACAGTTAAATACTAGGTAGCACTGATGGTGATGCCTTGTATGCTACTGCATTTCTGGATTGTCAATCTGAGTTATCTTTGATATTTCTAGGTATCTGGGTAGTTCACGTTGGAGGTCACAAGCGCAGTTTTATTGGTGACTGTAAACTTCTTACTTTATCAACTCAAAGCTGTTTAAATATCAACCCCGTTTAATGCTACATTTTAATCATATTGACGTTTTTTCACCTGTAAACTATTGTAAAATCTGTCGGGTTGTTATTTGTGTTGGTTTGGCTATGCTATTCAGataaattgagatttttttgtcaattatattattttgatgttCATGAAGCAATTCAAAAAGGTCAGTGATAGATCAAGCACAAATATAACGCGGATTCAGAGCTTTTGGATCCATTCACTAAAAAGTATCAGATAAGAGATAAGTGGTTTGAATATCCGCGACTTTAAGATTTTCGTCCAATTCCAATTTGTGTATAGGATTAGCTGCAATATATAAACTGGCTTGATAAGGATCCAGCCTGCAATAATTAGTCTGCTTAAACATCGACCTACAAAATTAAACCCATGGACTAGAACCCAGTCTAAGATATATTTTCCTCTTTCTTGTGAAAAAATGGATATACGATATGAAACTTATGTTTCCAGATGCTGGTGGTTTCTTATTCTGATCCAAATAAAGAAACATATGTGGTTTTTCATTTAGGGACCATGTATTTTACTGTTTCCCCTCTCTTGTTGGTTCCTTGGAAATATTTccattttaaatgttaataagaatctagaaaataataatgCATCTCATCTGTAAGGGTTTAATCCCTAACCATATCTCATAATATTTTGCAGATTTCGAGATCCATAGGTGATGTTTACTTGAAGAAAGCTGAGTTTAACCGGGAACCTTTGTTTTCCAAATTTCGCCTTCGAGAAACCTTTACTAAGCCAATATTGAGCTCCGAACCGTCAATTACTGTGCAAGAAATCCAGCCCAATGATCAGTTCCTTATATTTGCATCAGATGGTCTCTGGGACAACTTTAGCAGTCAGGAGGCTGTTGACATAGTTCAAAATCACCCTCACACTGTAAGTTGCTTGGATTTTCTGTGCCTAATTTATTTGACCGTTGTGGAGCTTGTCGGTATCCTCtgcacatattttttttcttgtttgattATAGGGAATTGTTATAAGGGGTGCTAATATTTGTTAGACCTGCTTGGTTGGGAATAATCTAATTCCTCCTTTTCATTTCATCCAATCTGACCCCAATCAAACCTCCATAAATAACTGGCCTTCTAAGGGTAAATGTTTGTCCAACCATTTCTGCTACTAATGCatctaagggtgtgtttgacTGAATATTAAGTCCTTAAAAGTGCCAAATTATTGTAAAtgaaaatgtttgattttttttaaatacttgatgtgtaagttgatttgatttgataacATTTGGAATTAATGCCAGGAAAGTACTCAGGCTATTTTACCTTTATTGTAacgtaatttgattaatttacatgtgttaaacttgtattT
It encodes the following:
- the LOC124925563 gene encoding probable protein phosphatase 2C 46 yields the protein MLSKLMNFFKACWQQSSKNGGNSDAAGKQDGLLWYKDSGKHICGDFSMSVVQANALLEDQSQIESGSLSLTGSGPYGTFVGVYDGHGGPETSRYVNDHLFQNLKRFTSEQQCMSVDVIQKAFQATEEGFLSVVTKQWNIKPQIASVGTCCLVGIICNRTLYIANLGDSRAVLARYVKSTGEVIALQLSTEHNAAIESVRQELQSLHPDDSKIVVLKHNVWRVKGLIQISRSIGDVYLKKAEFNREPLFSKFRLRETFTKPILSSEPSITVQEIQPNDQFLIFASDGLWDNFSSQEAVDIVQNHPHTGSAKRLVKAALQKAAKKREMRYSDLKKIERGVRRHFHDDISVVVVFLDSDLVSRASTIKGPTLSLRGAGLGLHAKK